The Desulfofundulus salinus genome includes the window GAAGGAGATACAGCTCGGCCAGTTACCCCGTTACGTATAGACGCAGATGCCTTTTTTGAGATATGAAAGAGAGGAGCGATGTCATCATGTTTGACCCGGCGTATATTCGCCTGGCGCAGGCCGTCGTACTTCAGGCCCTGAAAGACGCGGTGAACCCAGTCAGGTTGAACGGGCGCGACTATTCCGCACGGCATATCAAAGCCGACGCCCGGAAGTTCATCCGGAAAGCGGTTCGGGAGGACGGATACGAGCGCAGCATATTCGAGCTTGCGGGCGTGGACCCCCGGCGGGTCCTGACCCACCTGGAAGAAAGGATGAAAAGACATGTGGATAGCGGTAGACGTGGACAACACCGTGGCAAACACGAACCTGGAACTGGTGCGCAGGTTCGGCGTGTCGCTGAAGAAGTACCCGGCGCCGGAAGTGCCGCCGGGGTTTTTCTGCACTGAAGAAGGCTTGCGGCTCCTGCAGAGGGCAGAGCCGTTCCCCCGCGCGGCCGAAACGCTGAAAACCCTGGCGGAGCTGGGTTACCGCATAGCCTACGTCAGCTCCCGCCCCGGGGACGCCCTTTTTCTCACCGTGCGCTGGCTGCAGAAACACGGCTTCCCTGCGGACCAGGTGCTGTGCGGCCTGGACAGGCAGGGGAAGGCGGAGGTAGCCACGAAAGAACTGCAGGCCGTGGCGGTCTTTGAAGACGACCCGGTGCTCGCAGCGGTC containing:
- a CDS encoding LNS2 domain-containing protein; translation: MAVDVDNTVANTNLELVRRFGVSLKKYPAPEVPPGFFCTEEGLRLLQRAEPFPRAAETLKTLAELGYRIAYVSSRPGDALFLTVRWLQKHGFPADQVLCGLDRQGKAEVATKELQAVAVFEDDPVLAAVLLAHVPALWLKDWPYNRKLPAGKGAKWNADRVIRFRAWSEVLKAVVTSNPDLAALIGKKGE